One Massilia sp. 9096 genomic window carries:
- a CDS encoding pseudouridine synthase has translation MSKLSLDRVLQSQGFGTRKYCRALIEDGDVAINGETHDNYKTPVETDGLVLTVFDEEWVYRERVYIALYKPANFECSRKPSHHPGVLTLLPEQFTWRDVQPVGRLDHDTTGLLLMSDDGPFIHAQSSPKRHIPKVYQATTQDPVTPALVEQLLAGVQLHDEPAPLAAVTCVQRGEHLLEIVLEQGKYHQVKRMLAAAGNHCAALHRSQIGGLTLESLGLGEGEWCYLDQAQLDLLVPAGA, from the coding sequence ATGAGTAAACTATCCCTGGACCGTGTGCTGCAATCGCAAGGTTTTGGCACGCGCAAGTACTGCCGCGCCCTGATCGAGGATGGCGACGTCGCCATCAATGGCGAGACGCACGACAATTACAAGACGCCGGTCGAAACCGATGGCTTGGTGCTGACCGTCTTCGATGAAGAATGGGTATACCGCGAGCGCGTCTACATCGCGCTGTACAAGCCGGCCAACTTCGAATGCTCGCGCAAGCCGAGCCACCATCCCGGCGTGCTGACCTTGCTGCCGGAACAGTTCACCTGGCGCGACGTGCAGCCGGTCGGCCGTCTCGACCACGACACCACCGGCCTGCTGCTGATGTCCGACGATGGTCCTTTCATCCACGCGCAATCTTCGCCCAAGCGGCATATTCCCAAGGTCTACCAGGCCACGACCCAGGATCCGGTGACGCCGGCCCTGGTCGAGCAGCTGCTGGCCGGCGTGCAGTTGCACGACGAACCGGCGCCGCTGGCGGCCGTCACCTGCGTGCAGCGCGGCGAGCACCTGCTCGAGATCGTGCTCGAACAGGGTAAATATCATCAGGTCAAGCGCATGCTGGCGGCCGCCGGCAACCATTGCGCGGCCTTGCACCGCTCGCAGATCGGCGGCTTGACGCTCGAATCGCTCGGCCTCGGCGAGGGCGAATGGTGCTACCTGGATCAGGCGCAACTCGACCTGCTCGTACCCGCGGGCGCCTGA
- a CDS encoding HAD-IIIA family hydrolase, which translates to MARKQFDLIVFDWDGTLMDSTATIVKCIQSAAKDLGLAVPSDAAAAHVIGLGLAEAMQAAMPDIDPALYPRMVERYRYHFLTKDHELVLFKGVPAMLEELSQLGYFLAVATGKSRVGLNRALNAAGLLSTFDATRCADETFSKPHPAMLQELTRELGQDMRRTVMIGDTTHDLLMANNAGAAGIAVEYGAHPVPQLQACRPVFSAKNVPELHQWLIDNA; encoded by the coding sequence ATGGCACGAAAGCAATTTGATCTGATCGTATTCGATTGGGACGGTACGCTGATGGACAGCACCGCCACCATCGTCAAATGTATACAGTCGGCCGCCAAGGACCTGGGACTGGCGGTGCCGAGCGACGCCGCCGCGGCGCACGTCATCGGCCTGGGCTTGGCGGAAGCGATGCAGGCGGCGATGCCGGACATCGATCCCGCACTGTATCCGCGCATGGTGGAGCGCTATCGCTACCATTTCCTGACAAAAGACCATGAACTGGTGTTATTCAAGGGCGTACCGGCCATGCTGGAGGAATTGTCGCAGCTCGGCTATTTCCTGGCCGTCGCCACCGGCAAGAGCCGCGTGGGCCTGAACCGCGCTTTGAACGCCGCCGGCTTGCTGTCGACCTTCGATGCGACCCGTTGCGCCGACGAGACATTTTCCAAACCGCATCCGGCAATGTTGCAAGAATTGACAAGGGAACTTGGCCAGGACATGCGGCGTACCGTTATGATCGGCGACACCACGCACGACTTGCTGATGGCCAATAACGCTGGCGCTGCGGGCATCGCCGTCGAATACGGCGCGCACCCGGTGCCGCAGCTGCAGGCATGCCGTCCGGTGTTCTCGGCAAAGAACGTGCCTGAGCTGCATCAGTGGCTTATTGATAACGCATGA
- a CDS encoding RluA family pseudouridine synthase — protein MTLQNHVVPPSSQTDSRSASVQLVTIGEEEAGQRIDNYLLRVCKGVPKSHIYRILRSGEVRVNKGRIDQMYRLEAGDVVRIPPVRIAERQGGNTPVPGAEFHIVHEDSHLLVIDKPAGVAVHGGSGVSYGVIEQLRAARPEAKFLELVHRLDRETSGLLLIAKKRSALTNLHEQMRDGKTDKRYQTMVVGDWRNPRQHVRAPLHKFTTPDGERRVVVQAGGQESHTVFNLLRKWAGFALLEAELKTGRTHQIRVHLASSGFPILGDEKYGDFALNKQLQKATDTRGALKRMFLHAWQITFQHPETGKPMTLQVPLPPECERFLVSLGQALMTK, from the coding sequence ATGACCTTGCAAAACCATGTTGTTCCCCCTTCATCACAGACAGACAGCCGCAGCGCCAGCGTACAACTCGTCACGATCGGCGAAGAAGAAGCCGGTCAGCGTATTGATAATTATCTGTTGCGTGTTTGCAAAGGCGTCCCCAAGAGCCATATTTACCGCATCCTGCGTTCCGGCGAAGTACGCGTCAACAAAGGGCGCATCGACCAGATGTACCGCCTGGAAGCCGGTGACGTGGTGCGCATTCCGCCGGTGCGCATCGCAGAGCGGCAGGGCGGCAATACGCCCGTGCCCGGCGCCGAGTTCCACATCGTGCACGAGGACAGCCACCTGCTGGTGATCGACAAGCCGGCCGGCGTCGCCGTGCACGGCGGTTCGGGCGTGTCGTATGGCGTCATCGAGCAACTGCGCGCGGCCAGGCCCGAAGCCAAGTTCCTGGAGCTGGTGCATCGCCTGGACCGCGAAACCTCGGGCTTGTTGCTGATCGCCAAGAAGCGATCGGCGCTGACCAATTTGCATGAGCAAATGCGCGACGGTAAAACGGACAAGCGCTACCAGACCATGGTGGTGGGCGACTGGCGCAATCCGCGCCAGCACGTCCGGGCGCCGCTGCACAAGTTCACCACCCCGGACGGCGAGCGCCGCGTCGTCGTACAGGCCGGTGGTCAGGAATCGCATACGGTGTTCAACCTGCTGCGCAAGTGGGCGGGCTTCGCGCTGCTTGAGGCGGAACTCAAGACCGGGCGCACGCACCAGATCCGCGTACACCTGGCGTCGAGCGGCTTTCCCATCCTCGGCGACGAGAAATACGGCGATTTCGCCCTCAACAAGCAGCTTCAGAAGGCAACCGACACGCGCGGCGCCCTCAAGCGCATGTTCTTGCATGCCTGGCAGATCACCTTCCAGCACCCGGAAACCGGCAAGCCGATGACGTTACAGGTGCCGTTGCCGCCGGAATGCGAGCGTTTCTTGGTAAGCTTGGGGCAAGCACTGATGACCAAGTAA
- a CDS encoding S49 family peptidase codes for MSDNNKSDNPNDNRPGGPSGGPASGTSPTFNNWERDTLERLVFATVREQRASRRWGIFFKLSFLLLAFFAIWAYSDFDFGGSDIDSLGRHTALIEIDGTIDTEGSGSADTVIPALNKAFSDPGSAAIVLRINSPGGSPVQAGIIVDEIQRLKHGYPNKPLYVVVDEICASGGYYIAAAADKIFVNKASIVGSVGVLMDGFGFTGLMDKLGIERRLLTAGENKGFLDPFSPQSDKQKQHALEMLNEIHEQFIAVVRAGRGKRLKETPEIFSGLYWTGAKAVDMGLADGFGTVDTVARDVVKAEDIIDYTAHEGLPERVLKKFGASVGAGAVQSIYRGAVPSLR; via the coding sequence ATGAGCGATAACAACAAGAGCGACAACCCGAACGACAACCGTCCCGGCGGCCCCTCGGGTGGCCCGGCAAGTGGGACGTCCCCCACGTTCAACAACTGGGAGCGCGATACCCTCGAGCGCCTGGTGTTCGCCACCGTGCGCGAGCAGCGCGCCTCGCGCCGTTGGGGCATCTTCTTCAAACTGTCGTTTCTCCTGCTGGCATTTTTCGCGATCTGGGCTTATTCCGACTTCGACTTCGGTGGCTCCGACATCGATTCGCTGGGCCGCCACACGGCCCTGATCGAGATCGACGGCACCATCGACACCGAAGGCAGCGGCTCGGCCGATACCGTGATCCCGGCGCTGAACAAGGCCTTTTCCGACCCCGGCTCGGCGGCGATCGTGCTGCGCATTAACAGCCCCGGCGGCAGCCCGGTGCAGGCCGGCATCATCGTCGACGAGATCCAGCGCTTGAAGCACGGCTATCCGAACAAGCCGCTGTACGTGGTGGTCGACGAGATCTGCGCGTCGGGCGGGTATTACATCGCCGCAGCGGCCGACAAGATCTTCGTCAACAAGGCCAGTATCGTCGGCTCGGTCGGCGTGCTGATGGATGGCTTCGGCTTTACCGGCCTGATGGACAAGCTCGGCATCGAGCGCCGTCTGCTCACCGCCGGCGAGAACAAGGGCTTCCTCGATCCGTTCAGCCCGCAGTCCGACAAGCAGAAGCAGCACGCACTCGAGATGTTGAACGAAATCCACGAGCAATTTATTGCCGTGGTGCGCGCCGGCCGCGGCAAGCGCCTGAAGGAAACCCCGGAGATTTTCTCGGGACTGTACTGGACCGGCGCCAAGGCCGTCGACATGGGGTTGGCGGACGGGTTCGGCACGGTGGACACGGTGGCGCGCGACGTCGTCAAGGCCGAGGACATTATCGACTACACGGCCCACGAAGGCTTGCCGGAGCGGGTGCTGAAGAAATTTGGCGCCTCGGTCGGCGCGGGAGCGGTGCAGTCGATCTACCGCGGCGCCGTACCTAGCCTGCGCTGA
- a CDS encoding Rieske 2Fe-2S domain-containing protein: MSEANEIFVCASDALEDGGKGVRFPVHAFGGDATGFAVRHGGKVYAYLNRCAHAPVELDWFKGEFFESSKMYLMCATHGAIYVPESGLCAGGPCRGAKLRAIGVREADDGIYWQPDQHIRPPEAH; this comes from the coding sequence ATGAGCGAGGCGAACGAGATCTTTGTCTGTGCATCCGACGCCCTGGAAGACGGCGGCAAGGGCGTGCGTTTCCCGGTCCATGCCTTTGGCGGCGATGCAACCGGCTTTGCGGTCCGTCATGGCGGCAAGGTCTACGCTTACCTGAACCGCTGCGCCCATGCCCCGGTCGAACTCGACTGGTTCAAGGGCGAGTTCTTCGAGTCGAGCAAGATGTACCTGATGTGCGCGACGCACGGCGCGATCTACGTGCCGGAAAGCGGCCTGTGCGCCGGCGGACCGTGCCGCGGCGCCAAGCTGCGTGCGATCGGCGTGCGCGAGGCCGACGACGGCATTTACTGGCAGCCGGACCAGCACATCCGCCCTCCCGAGGCCCACTAA